The Halopelagius inordinatus genomic interval ACTGGTAGTGCGGCGTTACAGGTAAAGTGGCGCCGCGGGACCGAGAACGATGAGTGAAGAACGATACGTCGGGGCCATCGACCAGGGGACGACGGGAACCCGGTTCATGGTCTTCGACCACGACGGTCAGGTTGTAGCGAACGCGTACCAGAAGCACGAGCAGATCTACCCGGAACCGGGATGGGTCGAACACGACCCCGAGGAGATCTGGGAGAACACGAAAGAGGTCATCGGAGACGCCCTCTCGAAGGCGGACATCGGCTCCGAGCAGTTAGACGCCATCGGCATAACGAACCAACGCGAGACCACCCTCATCTGGGACACAGAGAGCGGTCGTCCTCTCAACAACGCCATCGTCTGGCAGGACCGACGCACCACAGACCGCGTCGAAAAGCTCCAAGACGAGGGCAAAGAAGAGTGGGTCCGCGGGAAAACCGGCCTCGA includes:
- a CDS encoding FGGY family carbohydrate kinase, translating into MSEERYVGAIDQGTTGTRFMVFDHDGQVVANAYQKHEQIYPEPGWVEHDPEEIWENTKEVIGDALSKADIGSEQLDAIGITNQRETTLIWDTESGRPLNNAIVWQDRRTTDRVEKLQDEGKEEWVRGKTGLEPDAYFSATKAEWLLDNTDQIKLQRMRPDDVRDRAEQGELMFGTIDSWLIYKLTGEHITDVTNASRTMLFNIHEMEWDDELLEEFNVPEATLPEVRPSSDENYYGTTDEDGFLGEEIPVAGAL